In Felis catus isolate Fca126 chromosome A3, F.catus_Fca126_mat1.0, whole genome shotgun sequence, a single genomic region encodes these proteins:
- the OTOR gene encoding otoraplin has protein sequence MARLLLLSLPGLVAICAVHGIFMDRLASKKLCADDECVYTISLARAQEDFNAPDCRFINVKKGQQIYVYSKLVKENGAGEFWAGSVYGDGQEDEMGTVGYFPSSLVEEQHVYQEATKEVPTTDIDFFCE, from the exons ATGGCAAGACTCTTATTACTTTCTCTCCCCGGTCTTGTGGCCATATGTGCCGTGCATGGAATATTTATGGACAGACTTGCTTCCAAGAAGCTGTGTGCAGATGACGAGTGTGTGT atACTATTTCTCTGGCCAGAGCTCAAGAAGATTTCAATGCCCCCGACTGTAGGTTCATTAATGTTAAAAAAGGGCAGCAGATTTATGTTTACTCAAAGCTGGTAAAAGAAAATGGAGCTGGAGAATTTTGGGCTGGCAGT GTTTATGGAGATGGCCAGGAGGATGAGATGGGAACCGTGGGGTATTTCCCCAGCAGCTTGGTAGAGGAGCAACATGTGTACCAAGAAGCTACCAAGGAAGTCCCCACCACG gatATTGACTTCTTCTGTGAGTGA